A genomic stretch from Ureibacillus composti includes:
- a CDS encoding acetolactate synthase catalytic subunit: MTLDLENQYTNAERAARALYKNGVREIFGQSNPQTIMLACEELGIRQIGFRQENAGSYMAQGYGMVSGKIPVVGAQNGPAAALLVPGLAEAYKSSHAIVAIVDDVPLCDEDRNAFQELDHFELFKGVAKWVKRVSHPDRIEALIDRAFIEASSGRPGPVVLLFPKDIMYSTKKSKANTTSEISFSHYPLDRPCANLDELQKAADLISKAKRPLIYAGGGVNTSGAQNILRKIQEEFNLPVATTTMGKGAVDENHPLTFGPIGYYMGNRSRTKYLREYVKQADVILLIGNRTNQNGTDSWTLLPEEATYIHLDISPSEIGRNYPSLRLAGDAKMSLEKLYELLEEQEVRRCSREEVKKVIVQSRQQYSQEVASYLEKKNEVLHIEHILVELNKQLEEDHIVVADASYSSIWISNFIDASGKRKFVFPRGIAGLGWGLPMAMGAKVAEPEKKVFCLCGDGGFAHVWSELETCMREGIDVIIGVINNGILGYQKHAELSKWGKHTSAIDIKKIDYVKIAEACEMKGIVIDHISDVESSLREAFQHKGSVLLDLRVDASSIPPLTFMQSFDSI, from the coding sequence ATGACGTTAGACTTAGAGAATCAATACACGAATGCCGAAAGAGCCGCTCGTGCTTTATATAAAAATGGGGTGCGAGAAATATTTGGTCAAAGTAACCCACAAACCATTATGCTAGCTTGTGAAGAATTAGGGATTAGACAAATTGGATTTAGACAAGAAAATGCAGGTTCCTATATGGCGCAAGGGTATGGAATGGTTAGTGGCAAGATTCCAGTTGTTGGAGCACAAAATGGTCCAGCTGCCGCTTTGCTTGTTCCTGGATTGGCGGAGGCATATAAATCCTCCCATGCAATCGTTGCGATAGTCGATGATGTCCCATTATGTGATGAAGACCGGAATGCGTTCCAAGAGTTGGATCATTTTGAATTGTTTAAAGGGGTAGCGAAGTGGGTGAAAAGAGTAAGCCATCCTGATCGCATAGAAGCCTTAATTGATCGTGCATTTATTGAAGCATCAAGTGGAAGACCAGGGCCTGTTGTTTTACTCTTCCCGAAGGACATTATGTATTCAACAAAAAAAAGCAAAGCAAACACGACTTCTGAAATAAGTTTTTCTCATTATCCATTAGATCGACCTTGTGCCAATTTAGATGAATTGCAAAAAGCTGCAGATTTAATCAGTAAAGCTAAAAGACCATTGATTTACGCAGGTGGAGGGGTGAATACCTCAGGCGCTCAAAATATTTTACGAAAAATACAAGAGGAATTTAACCTTCCTGTTGCCACAACAACAATGGGAAAAGGTGCAGTAGATGAGAATCATCCGTTAACTTTTGGTCCAATCGGTTACTATATGGGGAATCGTAGTCGTACGAAGTATTTAAGAGAATACGTAAAACAAGCGGATGTCATTTTATTAATTGGTAATCGTACAAATCAAAATGGTACCGATAGTTGGACGCTGTTACCAGAGGAGGCGACTTACATTCATCTCGACATTTCTCCATCTGAGATTGGGCGAAATTACCCTTCGCTTCGTTTAGCAGGCGATGCTAAAATGTCGTTGGAAAAATTATATGAACTTCTAGAGGAACAAGAGGTTAGGCGGTGTTCAAGAGAAGAGGTAAAAAAAGTCATAGTGCAATCACGTCAACAGTACTCACAAGAAGTGGCATCTTATTTAGAAAAGAAAAACGAAGTCTTACACATCGAACACATACTTGTCGAGCTCAATAAACAATTGGAGGAAGATCATATTGTAGTGGCAGATGCTAGCTATTCTTCCATTTGGATTTCGAATTTTATTGATGCCTCAGGTAAGCGGAAATTCGTATTTCCTAGAGGAATCGCAGGTCTAGGCTGGGGATTACCAATGGCGATGGGGGCAAAAGTCGCCGAGCCGGAGAAAAAAGTATTCTGTCTTTGTGGAGACGGTGGTTTTGCACATGTTTGGAGTGAGTTAGAAACGTGTATGCGAGAAGGCATTGATGTGATAATCGGTGTGATTAATAATGGAATACTCGGATACCAAAAACATGCGGAGCTTTCGAAATGGGGAAAACATACTTCAGCCATAGACATTAAAAAAATTGATTATGTTAAGATTGCCGAAGCTTGTGAAATGAAGGGAATTGTAATCGATCATATAAGTGATGTTGAAAGTTCACTTAGAGAAGCTTTTCAACATAAAGGAAGCGTGTTATTAGATTTGCGCGTAGATGCATCATCCATTCCACCACTGACATTTATGCAATCATTTGATTCAATTTAA
- a CDS encoding enoyl-CoA hydratase/isomerase family protein, whose product MGNNVNVKVENQIAYIGMNRPNKRNSLATELVEELLGALREAEKNPEVRAIILYGEGKAFSAGGDIDTLQALENTADLLNYMQGAAEITNTIKNLDKLVVAAVHGFAAGAGFSLALACDFVVAHPETRFISSFTNVGLIPDLGLIRSLNGRVPSAIAKEWIVSGRPVSVEEASTHGLVNKVATGDVVADAAEYAQFIVAAPPLANKFVKYLVEHANEYSNETSLMQENVIQSLLLQTEDNREGIQAFFEKRKPKYKGI is encoded by the coding sequence ATGGGAAACAATGTAAATGTAAAAGTTGAAAATCAAATTGCTTATATCGGGATGAACCGTCCAAATAAACGAAACTCTTTAGCAACAGAACTTGTGGAGGAATTGTTAGGGGCATTACGTGAGGCAGAAAAAAATCCAGAAGTTCGCGCCATCATTTTATATGGGGAAGGCAAAGCGTTTTCTGCAGGTGGCGATATTGATACATTACAAGCGTTAGAAAATACAGCTGACTTATTAAACTACATGCAAGGTGCAGCCGAAATTACAAATACCATTAAAAACTTAGATAAATTAGTCGTTGCAGCGGTTCATGGATTTGCAGCTGGTGCCGGATTTAGTTTAGCACTAGCATGTGACTTCGTAGTGGCACATCCTGAAACCCGATTCATTTCAAGCTTTACAAATGTCGGGTTAATTCCAGACCTCGGATTGATCCGAAGTCTGAATGGTCGTGTTCCTTCTGCAATAGCGAAAGAATGGATCGTCTCAGGACGTCCAGTGTCAGTGGAGGAAGCTTCGACACATGGATTGGTGAACAAAGTAGCTACAGGTGATGTCGTTGCGGATGCGGCTGAATATGCACAATTTATTGTCGCTGCGCCACCGCTTGCAAACAAATTTGTAAAATATTTAGTGGAACATGCCAATGAATATTCGAATGAAACAAGTTTGATGCAAGAAAATGTCATTCAATCCTTATTACTTCAAACAGAAGACAATCGAGAAGGAATTCAAGCCTTCTTTGAAAAAAGAAAACCTAAGTATAAAGGCATTTAA
- a CDS encoding SDR family NAD(P)-dependent oxidoreductase, giving the protein MQLTDKVAIVTGAARGIGFDIASKLSEEGATVLLIDKEESELSKAVQLLTNLKRNVQSYVLDVTDDFAVMSFLDQLRELNIKVDILINNAGISPKVDGVRRETHTIPINEWEQVLKVNLTAPFLFTKGVLPIMMEKGWGRIINISSVAGRQASKIAGSHYAATKSALIGFSRTVASEYGKYGITVNNVAPGRIESKMAEMATEQVAENFLRQVPLGKSGTPQDVSAAVLFLCSEGANYITGATIDVNGGIYMN; this is encoded by the coding sequence ATGCAGTTAACCGACAAAGTGGCCATCGTGACAGGTGCTGCGCGGGGAATTGGTTTTGACATCGCATCAAAACTATCTGAGGAAGGTGCAACCGTACTTTTAATAGATAAAGAAGAAAGTGAACTGTCAAAAGCCGTTCAACTATTAACAAATTTAAAACGAAACGTTCAATCCTATGTATTAGATGTGACAGATGACTTTGCTGTGATGTCATTTCTAGATCAACTCCGAGAATTAAATATAAAGGTTGATATTTTAATCAATAACGCAGGAATTTCGCCTAAGGTAGATGGGGTTCGACGGGAAACACATACAATTCCAATCAATGAGTGGGAACAGGTATTAAAAGTGAATCTCACAGCACCGTTTCTTTTCACTAAAGGTGTATTGCCAATCATGATGGAAAAAGGTTGGGGTCGAATTATCAATATAAGCTCAGTTGCAGGTCGACAAGCCAGTAAAATTGCAGGCTCTCATTATGCGGCAACGAAAAGTGCACTAATAGGTTTTTCAAGGACTGTCGCTTCGGAATACGGAAAATATGGAATTACGGTAAACAATGTAGCGCCTGGCCGCATTGAATCTAAAATGGCAGAAATGGCAACAGAGCAAGTAGCAGAGAATTTTTTACGCCAAGTACCATTAGGGAAAAGTGGTACGCCGCAAGATGTTTCAGCTGCCGTTTTGTTCCTTTGTTCAGAAGGGGCTAATTACATTACAGGCGCAACGATTGATGTAAATGGTGGAATTTATATGAATTAA
- a CDS encoding glucose 1-dehydrogenase — MNDEFVGKVVVVTGAGTGLGRWIAEGFAKAGAHTVITGINLDECMDVAGGLQECRGKVIARQMDVTSLSEIKDTLQFVIDEFSRVDVLVNNAGLVWKRKALEVDESFFDQMNAVNVKGAFFVAQTFGAQMVQQQSGKIINITSAAGKLIRKGLANPIYNMNKGAINMMTKALAEEFSQYNVNVNAIGPGYFETGPVKERFVNPAVYETVIESTPLGKIGQADDIQGTALFLGSKLSDFITGQIIYVDGGRTIL; from the coding sequence TTGAATGATGAGTTTGTAGGCAAAGTGGTCGTTGTTACAGGTGCGGGTACAGGGCTGGGTAGATGGATCGCAGAAGGGTTTGCCAAAGCTGGTGCCCACACGGTAATAACTGGTATTAATCTTGATGAATGTATGGACGTTGCAGGTGGATTACAAGAGTGTCGAGGCAAAGTGATTGCGCGTCAAATGGACGTGACGAGTTTATCAGAAATTAAAGACACGTTACAATTTGTCATCGATGAATTTTCACGCGTGGATGTACTTGTCAATAATGCTGGTCTAGTGTGGAAACGAAAAGCTCTTGAAGTGGATGAGAGCTTTTTTGACCAAATGAATGCAGTCAATGTAAAGGGAGCATTTTTTGTAGCCCAAACCTTTGGTGCCCAAATGGTCCAACAACAGTCAGGGAAAATTATCAATATAACATCTGCAGCTGGGAAACTTATTAGAAAAGGTCTTGCAAATCCGATTTATAACATGAATAAAGGTGCCATTAATATGATGACAAAAGCGTTAGCAGAAGAATTTTCGCAATATAACGTCAATGTCAATGCAATAGGACCTGGCTACTTTGAGACTGGTCCGGTGAAAGAGCGCTTTGTGAATCCTGCAGTTTATGAAACGGTAATTGAATCTACACCTCTTGGGAAAATAGGACAGGCGGACGACATTCAAGGGACTGCATTGTTCTTAGGCTCGAAGTTATCAGATTTTATTACAGGTCAAATTATTTATGTAGATGGTGGACGGACAATTTTATAG
- a CDS encoding acyl-CoA dehydrogenase family protein yields the protein MDLLFTPEQEQFRERLKNWLNEVIPEVTKNDHSPDRFENMIINKKIWEKKVYEAGYAGLTWPKEYGGQGKENVYQIIFNEECGRVNAPASLNVIGNNILGPTLLEYGTEEQKRRFLPQIVSGNEIWCQGFSEPNAGSDLASLSTKAELKGDKWIINGQKIWASWAQFSQYCILLARTDNQAKKHKGITFFLVPMNLKGVTVKPLVQMNNEKEFSEIFFDDVELDQHLVLGEVNDGWNVAMRALSFERGTNPLGKQAKFHKELVDLVKLATTIKDENGNSITDNPYFQQKIAKAFSELEVMKYMGYEVVNKLMNNQKITFESSVQKLYWSEYHKRFGDLAMEIQRDLSIFWEEDGLLDGKFQNIFLHSRAETIYAGTSEIQKNIIAERILEMPR from the coding sequence ATGGATCTATTATTTACTCCTGAACAAGAACAATTTCGTGAACGATTAAAAAATTGGTTGAATGAAGTAATACCGGAAGTGACAAAAAATGATCACTCGCCTGATCGTTTCGAAAATATGATTATTAATAAAAAGATTTGGGAGAAGAAAGTTTATGAGGCGGGGTATGCAGGTCTTACTTGGCCAAAGGAATACGGGGGGCAAGGTAAAGAGAATGTATATCAAATCATTTTTAACGAGGAATGTGGTAGAGTAAACGCCCCTGCTTCTCTTAACGTCATTGGAAACAATATTTTAGGTCCCACGCTTTTAGAATATGGAACAGAAGAGCAAAAGCGACGTTTTTTACCGCAAATAGTCTCAGGAAATGAGATTTGGTGCCAAGGATTTTCCGAACCTAACGCAGGTTCTGACTTAGCATCTCTGTCAACAAAAGCTGAATTAAAAGGCGATAAGTGGATTATTAATGGTCAGAAAATATGGGCGAGTTGGGCGCAATTTTCTCAGTATTGTATTTTACTAGCTAGAACTGACAATCAAGCAAAAAAACATAAAGGCATTACGTTTTTCCTTGTACCAATGAATTTAAAAGGGGTTACGGTAAAACCACTAGTTCAAATGAATAATGAGAAGGAATTCTCCGAAATTTTCTTCGACGACGTAGAACTAGATCAACACCTAGTACTTGGGGAAGTGAACGATGGTTGGAACGTAGCCATGAGAGCACTATCCTTTGAACGCGGAACAAATCCATTAGGAAAACAAGCAAAGTTCCATAAAGAATTAGTGGATCTCGTGAAATTAGCAACAACGATTAAGGATGAAAATGGTAATTCAATAACAGATAATCCGTATTTCCAACAAAAAATAGCGAAGGCATTTAGTGAACTTGAAGTGATGAAATATATGGGCTATGAGGTCGTTAATAAATTGATGAATAATCAAAAAATTACGTTTGAATCCTCAGTCCAAAAGCTTTATTGGAGTGAGTACCATAAAAGATTTGGTGACTTAGCAATGGAAATCCAACGTGACTTAAGTATTTTCTGGGAAGAAGATGGACTACTTGACGGGAAATTCCAAAATATCTTCCTACATTCACGTGCAGAAACGATTTACGCTGGAACTTCCGAAATTCAAAAAAATATTATTGCCGAACGTATTTTAGAAATGCCTCGATAA
- a CDS encoding enoyl-CoA hydratase, translating to MEFETIIYKKEGPIARIIMNRPEKRNAQNGRMIEEMDAAFVDAERDSSIRVVVLSGAGKTFCAGHDLKLYPVEEGAINRPPNIEGKWYYERDYFYDKLLRSWRLKKPVIAQVQGHALAAGFMIANMCDLVVASDDAQFGDPVVRMGAAAAEILCHPWVLPPRIAKEMLFTGNYITAQRAYELGMVNQVVPLEELENTVTQLAEHISKMPPFTVSIIKNSINRTMDMQGFENSLNAHFDTHVMSHWSDEAQTYFEQSRRESKSIKEFITNRDDKFVSKEG from the coding sequence ATGGAATTTGAAACGATTATTTATAAAAAAGAAGGACCGATTGCACGAATTATTATGAACCGACCAGAAAAGCGTAATGCGCAAAATGGTCGAATGATTGAAGAAATGGATGCTGCCTTTGTTGATGCAGAAAGAGATAGTTCGATTCGCGTAGTAGTTTTATCAGGCGCAGGGAAAACATTTTGCGCGGGGCATGATTTAAAACTATATCCCGTAGAAGAAGGGGCAATCAATCGTCCGCCAAATATTGAAGGAAAATGGTATTACGAACGAGATTACTTTTACGATAAATTACTTCGTTCGTGGCGTTTAAAGAAACCGGTTATTGCACAAGTGCAAGGCCATGCATTAGCAGCAGGTTTTATGATCGCAAATATGTGCGATTTAGTTGTTGCTTCAGACGATGCACAGTTTGGAGATCCGGTTGTTCGTATGGGAGCAGCAGCAGCAGAAATATTGTGTCATCCATGGGTATTGCCACCAAGAATTGCAAAGGAAATGCTATTTACAGGAAATTATATTACGGCCCAAAGAGCTTATGAATTAGGAATGGTGAACCAAGTCGTTCCATTAGAGGAGCTTGAGAATACGGTGACACAGTTAGCGGAGCATATTTCAAAAATGCCTCCATTTACAGTTTCAATTATTAAAAACTCCATTAATCGTACGATGGATATGCAAGGGTTTGAAAATTCATTGAATGCCCATTTTGACACACATGTTATGTCCCATTGGTCGGATGAAGCCCAAACATACTTTGAACAAAGTCGCCGCGAAAGTAAAAGTATTAAAGAATTCATTACAAATCGTGATGACAAATTTGTATCCAAGGAGGGGTGA